In Thermococcus sp. MV5, the genomic window AAAGAAATCATCGCTTCCTAAGGCGTAGCTTACGGCCTCCTTTTGACTCTGGTTTAAGTTCCTGTCAAAAGGGGTAAACTCTTCAGAAAAACTTTTTAATGGGGCTTCTTGGCCCAGAATAAGCTTTAAGGCCCTAATACCACTTTCACTCAGTTTTTCAAGATTCTCAAGCTGTCTTCTGAAGGTTATATCGTTAGCGTAGAGGTCTATTCTAACGTTTCTAAAAGCCCAAGAAGGTACAGCTTCGAGGGCTACCACAATAAATCTACTTCCTTTTTCTACAACAGTACCAACAAGATCACTCGCTAGTGGATTTCCCTTGCTTATTACAATCAGGTCCCCAACTCCAATTTCAGTTTTAAATGGCTCTTTTCTTCCATACTTTACAAGTTTGAAACCAAATTCTTCACCAATTACTTTTCCATTGAGATTTAAAATCGCTCTACCAACTTTCTCTCTTTCATATCCCTTAAGTTTTCGCATTTCTTCTCGCATGGCCTCTATTTCGGCCTCTCTTTCAAGTTCCACAAGATCAATCAGTTTAGCAATGTAAGTTTTAACGTGCATGGTTATCACTGGGTTTTTGTGTATAAAAAGCTCTCGAAATGTTTCCTTTAGAAGAGCTTTTGGTGGGCCCGCGGGGCTTCGAACCCCGGACCTCCCGCTTATCAGGCGGGCGCTCTGACCAGGCTGAGCCACGGGCCCGCTTTCTGGTGCCCCGGCCGGGATTTGAACCCGGGTCGCGGGATCGAGAGTCCCGCATGATTGACCGGGCTACACCACCGGGGCGTCGATGTTGATAACCAAAAATTAATTTATAAATCTTTCGATGCTTTTTGTATTGAATTTATAGAAAATTTGGGATGTTAAACTGTTCTAAAAAGCTGAGAACGAGACCAAATTAATATGGAAGGATCACAGGCTGGAACAGAAGGATGGAGTTTGGTATTTTGGCTCCGGGAATTTCCATGAAAATATCTTCTTTTACCTCTACCCTTAACAAGTAATATGGGGTTTTAAAAGAGGCCTTTTTGTCTATTATGGGGATATCACTTTCCCTGTACACGTAATACTCTCCTTTTTTGTACAATGGTTTTACAATCTTGTCTCCGTTCGTGAAATATAATGGCATCTTAATTCCATCGATTTTAACATAGTACTTTCCTTTTCTGTGTATTACCGTTATATTTGTGTTTATTGTGGTGTTCTGGAAGTATCTCTCATAAGACCAATTAAATGACTGGGGAATTATTAAAGCATAACCACCAGAATAGTAATCAATTTGGTCATCTTTGGGATTATAAACTATTATACCGGTTTCGCTGGATTCAACTATTTTCATACCCTTATATCTTACTTCATTAGCATCAGTGGTGTAATTTTGCACACTTTCGAGTCTGAAAAGAGGAATTTCGTCAGGTGCAAAGGGAGTGTAATTTCCAACATATACTGCGATGTTGTCGGGGAGTATTGGGTGGAGAGGATCTCTCTGTCTTGTTGGATCTATTGGATACCAGCCCACTTCAGGATCATTTACAATGACCCATGCATGACCTAGGCCTGTGTGGGTTGAGAACTGCACTAACTCAGGTATTGTATTGAGTTCGGAAGGGTCAATATATTTGTGGCTTCCACTTACAGGGACTAAAACGTAGCCTCCAACGTATTCTACATTAATACCAGCATATCTGAGCATTTGTTGTGCCAAAATTGCCTTGTGCCTACAAACACCTTTTTTCTTTTCCCATATTTCGTCAATCAGCCAATTTGTTTCATTTTTGGTAAAAATCACACGTCCAAGTTCAGTTATGTAAGAAACATCTTCATACGTTATGGTTTTGTGGACAAACCATGAAACTCGCCATGCAAATTCAGCGACGGTGTCACTAGACTCTGCAATTTCTTTAACTATTTTTTTCAAATCTTCGGGAAGATAAACAGACTCATTATATTGGGGAATAAATTTTGAGGACTTAACCGGGGGTGCCCAAATAATTTTCCTTTTTCCCGTATACATAGCATACTCAACACTGTAGTTTGCTAGGCTTATTTCATACTTCCCTTCTATTATTGAGCCATACAACTCGCTCATTGAGATATCATAATTTAGAGAGACCCCTAGGATTGTGGGACGGTTTTCGGATATAATTATGTACTTGGTTTCGAGGGTGCCAATAGGGATTGTTAAAGCACTTGTAGGGCTTGCTGTTAAGAGTAATAACATTAAAAGCGTTAATTTTATTTTTATGTACTTCATTTTAGCACCCCCGTAAAGAGGCTTATTGGCAAATTTACATCAGTAAAAAATAACATAAAAATGTTGTGGAACTACAAGATAACTTACGTAGTTCGGTAGATATTTGTTAAATTGGAGATGTTCGAATATTGATTGAGAATCTTTGGCAATTGTTCAAGGGACTTTCAAAACCTTATTAGTAGTAATCAACGTTCTCCAGAAAAACTTTTTATTGTAGTTGCTTAGTTATAATCATTGGTGGTAATCAATGTGGAGGAAGGCTCTTGCTTTGGGGTTGGTGTTGATGGCTATTGGTGTGGTGATTGGGGGAGCTGTTGAGGAAAGTAAAGTTGGAGCGGTACTGTGGGCTTATCATAAATATAAACACAAAAACACTAGGGCTGATGTTGACATGATGAAAGGGGGACTAGAAGCAAGCGTCGGTGGAGCTACTATTGCGGGTGTGGGATATGCAATAGCTTCTAGTGGTGTGGCTGGAAGCTTGGCTGTTAAAATCGGGGCAGCAATGTTTCTTGCTGGCTCTGGGATCTTTTTCGTAGGATTAGGAATAATGGCCTGATCTTTTATATATTTCAATATTTTAACAGACGTAAAAGAATGGAGGGAATGCCATGATAATGGTTATTCCTCTCTTTGTGATATTGGCTGGTGTGGCCATAAGTATTAACTATTGGCAATTAGGAAAAAAGGATGCAGTTCTAAATTTGATAATAGCCTTGGTGTTGTCTTTATTATATGGTATTGTTGGGTATGTCTTAGAACATTTTACTCTCTTAGGCACATCTGCAATGTTTATGGGAGCATTGTTAGTTTTAGATAAAAGAATTTTTCTCGAAGATGCACAGAAATTTGAAATTAAAATCGGAAAAATCAGGATACTCGGAAAAAGAGCTGTGAGCATTATGGAGTTCATGGGGATTATAACTATTTTGGGG contains:
- a CDS encoding transglutaminase family protein gives rise to the protein MKYIKIKLTLLMLLLLTASPTSALTIPIGTLETKYIIISENRPTILGVSLNYDISMSELYGSIIEGKYEISLANYSVEYAMYTGKRKIIWAPPVKSSKFIPQYNESVYLPEDLKKIVKEIAESSDTVAEFAWRVSWFVHKTITYEDVSYITELGRVIFTKNETNWLIDEIWEKKKGVCRHKAILAQQMLRYAGINVEYVGGYVLVPVSGSHKYIDPSELNTIPELVQFSTHTGLGHAWVIVNDPEVGWYPIDPTRQRDPLHPILPDNIAVYVGNYTPFAPDEIPLFRLESVQNYTTDANEVRYKGMKIVESSETGIIVYNPKDDQIDYYSGGYALIIPQSFNWSYERYFQNTTINTNITVIHRKGKYYVKIDGIKMPLYFTNGDKIVKPLYKKGEYYVYRESDIPIIDKKASFKTPYYLLRVEVKEDIFMEIPGAKIPNSILLFQPVILPY